AGCCGGTCGACCCCGGCCAGGCGGCGAATGGCTTCGGCCTGCTCGCGGAACGCCTCGGCCTGGGCGGGTTCCTCCGCGTAGATCAGGACGTGGGCCTTGCGCCCGGGCGGCACCCGGAACTCCGCCCGGATGCTGCGCAGGCCGTGGATGGTGTCGATCACCCGCTGGAACCGCGCGATGCGGCCGTCGTCGCCGGCGGCCGCCTCCGGCCACGCCTCGCCCGCCCGCGGCCAGGGGGCCAGGGCCAGGGTCCGGGGCCCGCCGCCGGGGCGCGGCAGCTTCTGCCAGATGGCCTCGCTGATGAAGGGCATGAAGGGATGGAGCAGGCGCAGGGTCTGCTCCAGGACCTGCCAGAGGGTGTACTGGGCGGCGTAGCGGCTGGCGGCGGCCCCGGCCTCCGCGACGCGGCCCTCTCCAGGGGTGCGGGCTTCAGGACTGCGGGCCGCACCCGCCGGGTCGCCGGCCGGCCGCCCACCGGCATCCGCCCGTCCCGGCGCCGCCCCGTCACCCGCCAGCCGCGGCTTGACCAGCTCGATGTACCAGTCGCAGAACTCGTCCCAGATGAAGTTGTATAGGGCGCGAGCCGCCTCCCCCAGCTCGAAGCCTTCCAGCAGGCGCTGCACGTCGGCCGTCACCGCCTCCAGCCGGGCCAGGATCCAGCGGTCGGCGGCGTTCTCGCGCCGCGGCTCGCCCCGGGCGGGGTCGAAGTCCTGGAGGTTCATCAGCACGAAGCGGGCCGCGTTCCACAGCTTGTTGGCGAAGTTCCGGCTGGCCTCGGCCCGCTCCCAGGAGAAGCGGGCGTCGTTGCCCGGCGCCAGGCCCGTCACCAGGGTGAAGCGCAGGGCGTCGGCCCCGTACTTGTCGATCACTTCCAGCGGGTCGACCACGTTGCCGCGGGATTTCGACATCTTCTGCCCCTGGGCGTCCCGCACCAGGCCGTGGAGGAGCACCGTGCGGAAGGGCACGTCCCCCATGAACTCGAGGCCCATCACCATCATCCGGGCGACCCAGAAGAACAGGATGTCATAGCCCGTCACCAGCACCGAGGTGGGGTAGAACCGGCGCAGATCGGGGCTGTCCGCGTCGGGCCAGCCCAGGGTGGAGAAGGGCCAGAGGGCCGAGCTGAACCAGGTGTCCAGCACGTCCTCGTCCTGGTGCAGGGCGTCGCTGCCGCAACGCGGGCAGCGGTCGGGGTCCTCCCGCGCCACCACGGTCTCGCCGCACTGCCGGCAGTACCAGGCCGGAATCCGGTGACCCCACCAGATCTGCCGGGAGATGCACCAGTCGCGGATGTTCTCCAGCCAGTGCAGGTACACGCGGGTGAACCGCTCGGGCACGATGCGGGTGCGGCCGCTGAGGACCGCCTCCATGGCCGGTTCGGCCAGGGGCTTCATGCGGACGAACCACTGGCGCGAGATCAGGGGCTCGATCACCGTCCCGCAGCGGTAGCAGACCCCCACGTTGTGGCGATGGGTCTCCACCTTGACCAGGTAGCCGCCCTCCTCCAGGTCGGCCACCACCCGGCGGCGCGCCTCCTGGCGGTCGAGCCCGGCGTAGCGGCTGCCGGCGGCATCGGTCATGCGCCCGTCGAAGCCCACCACCTGCACGGCCTCCAGGCCATGGCGCCGCCCCATCTCGAAGTCGTTGGGGTCGTGGGCCGGCGTCACCTTGACGGCGCCGGTACCGAACTCCGGGTCCACCAGGGGGTCCGCAATGATGGGGATCTCCCGGCCCACCAGGGGCAGGCGGACCCGCCGGCCCACCAGGTGGCGGTAGCGCTCGTCCTCGGGGTGGACGGCCACCGCCGTGTCGCCCAGCATGGTCTCCGGCCGCGTGGTGGCCACCTCGACCGCCCCTTCGCCGTCCACCAGCGGGTAGCGCAGGTGGTAGAGCCGGCCCTCGCGCTCCTCGTGCTCCACCTCGATGTCCGCCAGGGCCGTATGGCATTCCGGGCACCAGTTCACCATGTAGTCGCCCCGGTAGATCAGGCCCTTCTCGTACAGCCGGACGAAGACCTCGCGCACGGCGCGGCTGCAGCCCTCGTCCATGGTGAAGCGCACCCGGTCCCAGTCCACCGAGGCGCCCAGCCGGCGCAGCTGGCCCAGGATGTTCGCCTCGTACTGGTTCTTCCACGCCCAGACCCGTTCCAGGAACCGCTCCCGGCCCAGGTCCTGCCGGCGCAGGCCCTCCTCCCGGGCCAGCCGCACCTCCACCACGTGCTGGGTGGCGATGCCCGCATGGTCCGTGCCGGGCACCCAGAGGGTGACGTCGCCCAGCATGCGGTGCCAGCGGGCCAGGATGTCCTGCATGGTGTTGTTCAGCGCGTGGCCGATGTGCAGGTTCCCGGTCACGTTGGGCGGAGGGATCACCATGGAGAAGACGGGCCCGGGCGCGTCCCGGTCGGCGTGAAAGGCCCGCTCCTCCAGCCAGAAGCGATAGATGTCCTCCTCGAAGTCCTGCGGCCGGTAGCGCGTCGGCAGTTCTGGCGCCACCGCCTGGTGCACCGGCTCTCCGCTTGCCATGCTCCCTCTCCTTCCACCGGCGCGGCATCTTCGGCCCGCGCGCCGGCACCAGGCTGTCGTCCCCTGGCCGCCCGCCCCCGCCCGGGCCAGCGGCAGGGCACCCGCGGCACCCGGAGGGAGGAACCGGCCCCTGGCGCCGTCCCAGCAGCGTCCAACCCGGGCGGCTCCCGCCCGGCGGCCCATGAAAAAGGCCCCTCGCCCCAAGGGGCGAGAGGCCTTGCTCTCGCGGTACCACCCTTCTTCCGCCCCGCCCGGCAGCGCCGCCATGGCCCAGCCGCCACGGACCGGCAACGGGCACCCGCCGGGTGCGGGACGCTCACGGCGCGTTCACGGGCGCCACCCGCCCGGCCTACGCCCCCCTGCCATCCCCCGCCCCCGGGGTCCGGCCCGGGCCGGGGGTCACACCGGCAGGCGAGTTGGGACCGGGAGCTCCGGGGCGACTTCGGGCCCGCCTTACCGGAAGGCGCCTTCCAGCCGCCGGGCGCCTCTCTCTGGCCGGGGTTGCGGCCCCTACTCCTCCCCGTCATCGCCCTCTGCCGCTGCCCCGCGGGCCGGCAGCGGGACACGCGCGCCGGCTGCGGGGCGAGCTGGATTGGGTTGACTGTAGTGTAAAAGAAGGAAAGGCAGCCCTGTCAAGGCCCGCGGCGCGGCAGAACCGGCGGCCGGCGATAAAGCGGGACCCGTAAAGGCGGGACCCCTTGCGCCGAGTCCGGCAGGCTGCCGCGCAGCCTCCTCCCACCCGCAGGGCCGGCGTGGAAGAACCCTGACCCGGGGGGCGAAGGGGCCGGCCCCCGGCGAAGGAACCCTCACCCGGGGGACCGGCCGCGGCTAGTCGGCGGCTGCGGCCCGCGGGTCCGCCGCGGCAGGGCCGATCCCCGCGCTCCCGCCCGGCCTGGCGTCCAGGGCCCGGACCATCAGGTACATGTCGGCCAGCCCGTCCGCCTTGCGGCGTCCGGCCGTGAACCGTCCCAGGGAGCGAAACCCCGCCGCCCGGTAACAGCGCAGGGCGGCCACGTTGCGCACGTCGACCCGCAGGAACAGCTGCTTGAGACCGATCCCGGCGGCATACCGGGCGGCCGCCCGGACGGCGTCGCGGCCCAGGCCCCTGCCCCGGTAGCGGGGGTCGCCGATGCGGATGCGCAGCTCGGCTTCCCGCCGCACCCAGTTGATTTCCACCAGCTCCACATCGCCGATGACCTGCCCCGACGGCAGGCGCACCGCCAGCACCACGTGCCGCGGGTCGGCCTGCGCCGCCTGCCACCAGGTGCAGGCCCCGGCCAGGCTGTCGAAGCGCTGCCCGGCGAAGCGGGCGACCGCCGGATCCCGTTCCCAGCGCACCAGCCAGGCGAGATC
This is a stretch of genomic DNA from Thermaerobacter sp. PB12/4term. It encodes these proteins:
- a CDS encoding valine--tRNA ligase, giving the protein MASGEPVHQAVAPELPTRYRPQDFEEDIYRFWLEERAFHADRDAPGPVFSMVIPPPNVTGNLHIGHALNNTMQDILARWHRMLGDVTLWVPGTDHAGIATQHVVEVRLAREEGLRRQDLGRERFLERVWAWKNQYEANILGQLRRLGASVDWDRVRFTMDEGCSRAVREVFVRLYEKGLIYRGDYMVNWCPECHTALADIEVEHEEREGRLYHLRYPLVDGEGAVEVATTRPETMLGDTAVAVHPEDERYRHLVGRRVRLPLVGREIPIIADPLVDPEFGTGAVKVTPAHDPNDFEMGRRHGLEAVQVVGFDGRMTDAAGSRYAGLDRQEARRRVVADLEEGGYLVKVETHRHNVGVCYRCGTVIEPLISRQWFVRMKPLAEPAMEAVLSGRTRIVPERFTRVYLHWLENIRDWCISRQIWWGHRIPAWYCRQCGETVVAREDPDRCPRCGSDALHQDEDVLDTWFSSALWPFSTLGWPDADSPDLRRFYPTSVLVTGYDILFFWVARMMVMGLEFMGDVPFRTVLLHGLVRDAQGQKMSKSRGNVVDPLEVIDKYGADALRFTLVTGLAPGNDARFSWERAEASRNFANKLWNAARFVLMNLQDFDPARGEPRRENAADRWILARLEAVTADVQRLLEGFELGEAARALYNFIWDEFCDWYIELVKPRLAGDGAAPGRADAGGRPAGDPAGAARSPEARTPGEGRVAEAGAAASRYAAQYTLWQVLEQTLRLLHPFMPFISEAIWQKLPRPGGGPRTLALAPWPRAGEAWPEAAAGDDGRIARFQRVIDTIHGLRSIRAEFRVPPGRKAHVLIYAEEPAQAEAFREQAEAIRRLAGVDRLEIATGSGERPAQAAAYVGPGVVAYMPLAGLIDLEAERRRLEREREHAEAALGRVRDKLQNQGFVTRAPAEVVEQERQREQELAARLELLAQRLAELG
- a CDS encoding GNAT family N-acetyltransferase, yielding MTVQIRGQRVVLTPLTPADLAWLVRWERDPAVARFAGQRFDSLAGACTWWQAAQADPRHVVLAVRLPSGQVIGDVELVEINWVRREAELRIRIGDPRYRGRGLGRDAVRAAARYAAGIGLKQLFLRVDVRNVAALRCYRAAGFRSLGRFTAGRRKADGLADMYLMVRALDARPGGSAGIGPAAADPRAAAAD